Proteins from a single region of Pangasianodon hypophthalmus isolate fPanHyp1 chromosome 7, fPanHyp1.pri, whole genome shotgun sequence:
- the kxd1 gene encoding kxDL motif-containing protein 1 isoform X2, producing MDPTASGIFCSRMLSMVNSEDVNAIIQAQRHMLDRFEKTNEMLINFNGLSNVRLQQMNDRFLLHTRTLIEMKKDLDSVFRRIRTLKGKIAKQYPEAFSNIREASSLEDDDDDFDPVPPSVATTTAMSEQSTESCDTSPDVISPTISRCSELSQENPDTPTSNSPERVVLLDEGPDSINI from the exons ATGGATCCGACTGCTTCTGGAATCTTCTGCAGCAGGATGCTGAGCATGGTCAACTCCGAGGACGTAAACGCAATCATCCAGGCCCAGAGACACAT GCTGGATCGCTTCGAAAAGACCAACGAGATGCTCATTAACTTTAATGGCTTGTCCAATGTGCGGTTGCAGCAGATGAACGACCGCTTTCTGCTCCACACTCGCACTTTAATTGAAATGAAGAAGGACTTGGACAGCGTTTTTCGCCGAATAAG gacattaaAAGGCAAGATTGCTAAGCAGTATCCAGAGGCCTTTAGCA ACATTCGTGAGGCTTCCAGTCTGGAGGATGATGACGATGACTTTGACCCTGTTCCCCCCAGTGTAGCCACCACCACTGCTATGTCTGAACAGAGCACTGAATCTTGTGACACAAGCCCCGACGTTATCTCGCCAACCATCAGCCGCTGTTCTGAGCTTTCTCAGGAGAATCCAGACACTCCGACCTCGAACAGCCCTGAGAGGGTAGTGCTGCTGGATGAGGGCCCAGATTCAATCAATATCTAG
- the kxd1 gene encoding kxDL motif-containing protein 1 isoform X3, giving the protein MQNGSDCFWNLLQQDAEHGQLRGRKRNHPGPETHQMNDRFLLHTRTLIEMKKDLDSVFRRIRTLKGKIAKQYPEAFSNIREASSLEDDDDDFDPVPPSVATTTAMSEQSTESCDTSPDVISPTISRCSELSQENPDTPTSNSPERVVLLDEGPDSINI; this is encoded by the exons A TGCAGAATGGATCCGACTGCTTCTGGAATCTTCTGCAGCAGGATGCTGAGCATGGTCAACTCCGAGGACGTAAACGCAATCATCCAGGCCCAGAGACACAT CAGATGAACGACCGCTTTCTGCTCCACACTCGCACTTTAATTGAAATGAAGAAGGACTTGGACAGCGTTTTTCGCCGAATAAG gacattaaAAGGCAAGATTGCTAAGCAGTATCCAGAGGCCTTTAGCA ACATTCGTGAGGCTTCCAGTCTGGAGGATGATGACGATGACTTTGACCCTGTTCCCCCCAGTGTAGCCACCACCACTGCTATGTCTGAACAGAGCACTGAATCTTGTGACACAAGCCCCGACGTTATCTCGCCAACCATCAGCCGCTGTTCTGAGCTTTCTCAGGAGAATCCAGACACTCCGACCTCGAACAGCCCTGAGAGGGTAGTGCTGCTGGATGAGGGCCCAGATTCAATCAATATCTAG
- the kxd1 gene encoding kxDL motif-containing protein 1 isoform X1 — translation MLFLEVKPLRMDPTASGIFCSRMLSMVNSEDVNAIIQAQRHMLDRFEKTNEMLINFNGLSNVRLQQMNDRFLLHTRTLIEMKKDLDSVFRRIRTLKGKIAKQYPEAFSNIREASSLEDDDDDFDPVPPSVATTTAMSEQSTESCDTSPDVISPTISRCSELSQENPDTPTSNSPERVVLLDEGPDSINI, via the exons ATGTTGTTTCTGGAAGTTAAGCCATTGAG AATGGATCCGACTGCTTCTGGAATCTTCTGCAGCAGGATGCTGAGCATGGTCAACTCCGAGGACGTAAACGCAATCATCCAGGCCCAGAGACACAT GCTGGATCGCTTCGAAAAGACCAACGAGATGCTCATTAACTTTAATGGCTTGTCCAATGTGCGGTTGCAGCAGATGAACGACCGCTTTCTGCTCCACACTCGCACTTTAATTGAAATGAAGAAGGACTTGGACAGCGTTTTTCGCCGAATAAG gacattaaAAGGCAAGATTGCTAAGCAGTATCCAGAGGCCTTTAGCA ACATTCGTGAGGCTTCCAGTCTGGAGGATGATGACGATGACTTTGACCCTGTTCCCCCCAGTGTAGCCACCACCACTGCTATGTCTGAACAGAGCACTGAATCTTGTGACACAAGCCCCGACGTTATCTCGCCAACCATCAGCCGCTGTTCTGAGCTTTCTCAGGAGAATCCAGACACTCCGACCTCGAACAGCCCTGAGAGGGTAGTGCTGCTGGATGAGGGCCCAGATTCAATCAATATCTAG
- the edc3 gene encoding enhancer of mRNA-decapping protein 3, with translation MAADWLGSLVSINCGPTLGVYQGEVSSVDQASQTISLKQPFHNGVKCPVPEVTFSAMDIKELKILEIRNGSNGVTKRSVPESGSSITGYIGRKDKGGGSGVNSAPVNVPKAEPRLQDGGMSPSQHYSKSYVERHVEMIGQGKGFRRRHNSWSSSSRGPNQVTPKKNGSKNGQMKNKDDECFGDGMDDVLDEDFDFEGNLALFDKAAVFSQIDSSDRRGNGARTRGNPAEQTPSRYRHDENILEAKPVVYRQIIVPQSGAKEYSTDSGLVVPSISYELHKRLLSVAENYGLSLERRLEMTGVCASQMALTLLGGPNRLTPKNLHQRPTVALLCGPHVQGAQGISCGRHLANHEVEVILFLPNFVKMLEAITSELALFGKTGGKQVSSVKDLPDTPVDLVINCLDSHENTFLRDQPWYRAAADWANQNRAPVLSIDPPVSGQEQAVEAKWSLCLGLPLPLPERAGRVYLCDIGVPRQVFQEVGIKYHSPFGCKFVIPLHST, from the exons ATGGCAGCAGACTGGTTGGGCAGCCTTGTTTCAATCAACTGTGGTCCGACTTTGGGAGTGTACCAAGGAGAAGTGTCCTCGGTTGATCAGGCCAGTCAGACCATCTCCCTCAAACAACCGTTTCACAATGGCGTCAAGTGTCCAGTGCCTGAGGTCACTTTCAG CGCTATGGACATCAAAGAGCTCAAAATCTTGGAAATCCGTAACGGCTCCAATGGAGTCACAAAGCGGAGTGTTCCTGAATCCGGCTCCTCCATAACTGGTTACATTGGACGCAAGGACAAAGGTGGAGGTAGTGGAGTCAACagtgctcctgtaaatgtgcccAAAGCTGAGCCCAGGCTTCAGGATGGAGGCATGTCTCCATCACAGCACTACTCCAAGAGCTATGTAGAGCGCCATGTAGAGATGATAGGCCAGGGTAAAGGCTTCAGACGAAGACACAACTCAT GGTCGTCCAGCAGTAGAGGACCAAATCAGGTCACGCCGAAGAAGAACGGCTCAAAGAATGGCCAGATGAAGAACAAAGATGATGAATGTTTTGGCGATGGCATGGACGACGTTCTAGATGAGGACTTTGACTTTGAGGGGAACTTAGCTCTCTTTGACAAAGCCGCTGTCTTCTCGCAGATCGATTCATCCGATCGGAGAGGTAACGGTGCACGGACACGGGGGAATCCTGCAGAGCAGACGCCCTCGCGTTACCGACATGACGAAAACATTCTGGAAGCCAAGCCTGTCGTGTACAGACAGATCATAGTGCCTCAGTCGGGGGCAAAGGAGTATAGCACTG ATTCGGGGCTGGTGGTCCCCAGTATCTCATACGAGTTGCACAAGCGCTTGCTGAGTGTGGCTGAGAATTACGGTCTCTCTCTGGAGCGCAGGCTGGAGATGACTGGTGTGTGCGCCAGTCAGATGGCTCTCACACTTCTCGGAGGCCCAAACAG GCTCACACCTAAAAATTTGCACCAGCGTCCAACGGTGGCTTTGCTGTGTGGGCCGCATGTACAGGGAGCTCAGGGAATCAGCTGCGGCCGCCACCTGGCCAACCACGAAGTGGAGGTCATCCTCTTCCTCCCCAATTTTGTGAAGATGCTGGAAGCCATCACCAGTGAACTTGCACTATTCGGCAAAACGGGTGGCAAACAGGTTTCCAGCGTCAAAG ATTTACCAGATACCCCAGTGGACCTGGTCATAAACTGTCTCGACTCTCATGAGAACACTTTCCTGAGGGACCAGCCGTGGTACCGGGCAGCGGCTGACTGGGCCAATCAGAACCGAGCCCCTGTGCTCAGTATAGATCCTCCAGTGAGTGGGCAGGAGCAAGCTGTGGAGGCGAAGTGGTCCCTCTGCCTGGGCCTCCCACTCCCACTGCCAGAGAGAGCGGGCCGAGTCTACCTGTGCGACATCGGCGTCCCGCGCCAAGTGTTTCAGGAAGTGGGCATCAAGTATCACTCACCCTTCGGCTGCAAGTTTGTCATCCCACTGCACTCAACATAA